Proteins encoded by one window of Candidatus Nomurabacteria bacterium:
- the pilM gene encoding type IV pilus assembly protein PilM encodes MNPFSKILSTGLSAFSSGNKGESVVGIDIGSSAIKVVQLRRKGAKAILETYGALALGPYAGVEVGHTTNLPPDKLSLALTDVLREASITTKECAISIPAASSLVFLINLPSSISEKELPNVIATEARKYIPVPITEVSLDWWIIPKKEESFEESPTEGAMVAKREILIAAIHNETIQKYRDIVKSTALDASFFEIELFSSIRSSFNHELSTVLIIDMGAMKTKLSIIEYGIVHKFHTINRGSQDISSALATSLNVTFLQGEQTKREFGLLGNPADPSVAQVVKLSIDYILSETASVILNYEREQNKTISKVILTGGGVLLKGFLPAAQEAFKSEVILAKPFDKVEAPAFLDKVLESAGPEFAVAAGLALRQLEQNS; translated from the coding sequence ATGAATCCATTCTCAAAAATCTTATCAACTGGTTTGTCTGCATTTAGTAGTGGCAATAAAGGCGAGAGTGTTGTTGGTATTGATATTGGTTCATCCGCTATCAAAGTTGTTCAACTTAGGCGCAAAGGTGCAAAAGCAATCCTCGAAACCTATGGCGCACTCGCGCTTGGGCCGTATGCTGGAGTAGAAGTTGGTCATACGACTAATTTGCCGCCAGATAAATTAAGCCTAGCCCTTACCGATGTGCTTCGAGAAGCAAGTATTACGACTAAAGAGTGTGCGATTTCAATCCCGGCAGCTTCGAGCTTGGTGTTTCTGATAAACTTGCCATCATCAATTTCAGAAAAAGAATTGCCGAACGTCATTGCAACTGAAGCCCGCAAATATATCCCGGTACCCATAACTGAAGTCTCCCTCGATTGGTGGATTATTCCAAAGAAAGAGGAATCTTTTGAGGAAAGTCCGACCGAAGGGGCAATGGTAGCAAAACGAGAAATTCTTATTGCAGCAATTCATAATGAAACGATTCAAAAATACCGAGATATCGTGAAGTCTACTGCGCTTGATGCTTCCTTTTTTGAAATTGAACTTTTCTCGAGCATACGAAGTAGCTTCAATCATGAGCTCTCGACGGTGCTTATTATCGATATGGGGGCTATGAAAACCAAGCTTTCAATTATTGAATATGGCATTGTGCATAAATTCCATACTATTAATCGCGGGTCGCAGGATATTAGTAGTGCACTCGCAACGTCGCTTAATGTTACTTTTTTGCAAGGTGAACAAACTAAGCGTGAATTTGGACTCCTCGGTAACCCAGCTGATCCGAGCGTTGCACAAGTCGTCAAATTATCGATTGATTATATTTTATCTGAAACAGCTAGTGTTATTTTAAATTATGAGCGTGAACAAAATAAAACCATCAGTAAGGTTATTTTGACAGGTGGGGGAGTACTGTTGAAAGGTTTCTTGCCGGCGGCACAGGAAGCATTTAAAAGTGAAGTCATTTTGGCCAAGCCATTTGATAAAGTAGAAGCACCAGCATTTCTCGATAAGGTATTGGAGAGTGCAGGACCTGAATTTGCCGTTGCTGCAGGTCTCGCACTTCGACAACTTGAGCAGAATAGTTAG
- a CDS encoding type II/IV secretion system protein, which produces MTFLDNLATQGLIRENQINEIARLADEKHAGDIDAVLLELGLEAQKLLELKGAYYSIPTKTVDPKSVTFEILKYIPEDSAKHYMFVPLAVTAGVLEVGVVEPDNFEAIDALQFITSKLGVPYKIFLITKKNFEAVLNNYKGLSGEVDQAISEIDSELADVDTKDVKIENNKIQNTLKPGQEEQIIEEAPIIKIVAVIVRHATEGNASDIHIENTGDKVKVRFRIDGTLHTSLVLPLNVYAGIVARIKIMAKLRLDEKRKPQDGSFATKIAGRKVEFRVSTFPAYYGEKVVMRILDSEKGVKTLDQLGLNERNMGLVRGALKRPYGLILITGPTGSGKSTTLYSMLNEIDREKQNVVSLEDPVEYQIPDVNQSQVMPEIGYTFASGLRSILRQDPDIIMVGEIRDKETAQLAIQAALTGHLVFSTLHTNNAIGVIPRLIDMGVDPYLIAPTLILSVAQRLARVVCPDSRKQVPMDDTMRQIMAKEFTDLPEEAKKQIPTDNVMYEVVPSPECPNGTHDRMAVFEMFAVDKEMQHIILTSPIESEIYKSARSRGMLTMKEDAIIKSLQGILPFQEIYNDL; this is translated from the coding sequence ATGACTTTTTTAGACAACCTCGCAACCCAGGGTCTTATTCGAGAAAATCAAATTAATGAAATAGCACGCCTTGCAGATGAAAAGCATGCAGGTGATATTGATGCAGTGCTTTTGGAGCTTGGACTTGAGGCTCAAAAACTTCTTGAACTAAAGGGAGCGTATTACAGTATTCCCACAAAAACTGTTGACCCAAAATCGGTTACCTTTGAAATATTGAAATATATTCCTGAAGATTCAGCAAAGCACTATATGTTTGTGCCGCTTGCAGTTACTGCTGGTGTTTTGGAAGTTGGTGTTGTTGAGCCAGATAATTTTGAGGCTATTGATGCGCTGCAATTTATCACCTCTAAGCTTGGGGTGCCCTACAAGATTTTTTTGATTACAAAGAAGAATTTTGAAGCAGTTTTAAATAATTATAAAGGGCTGAGTGGAGAAGTTGATCAAGCGATCTCCGAAATTGATTCTGAGCTTGCTGATGTAGATACCAAGGATGTTAAAATCGAAAATAATAAAATACAAAACACGCTCAAACCGGGACAAGAAGAGCAGATTATAGAAGAAGCGCCGATTATAAAAATTGTGGCAGTTATTGTCCGGCATGCAACTGAAGGTAATGCATCTGATATCCATATCGAAAATACAGGTGATAAAGTTAAAGTCCGCTTCCGTATTGATGGAACACTGCATACAAGTCTTGTTTTGCCGCTCAATGTTTATGCCGGCATCGTTGCGCGTATCAAGATCATGGCGAAGCTTCGCTTAGATGAAAAGCGTAAGCCTCAAGACGGTAGTTTTGCAACAAAAATTGCTGGTAGAAAAGTTGAATTTCGTGTCTCAACATTTCCTGCATATTATGGCGAGAAAGTTGTTATGCGTATCTTGGATTCGGAAAAAGGTGTTAAGACGCTTGATCAGCTTGGCTTAAATGAGCGCAATATGGGTCTTGTTCGTGGTGCATTGAAGCGTCCGTATGGACTTATTTTGATTACTGGTCCAACTGGGTCTGGTAAATCAACAACGCTTTATTCGATGTTAAATGAAATAGATCGCGAGAAACAAAATGTTGTCTCACTTGAAGATCCAGTCGAATATCAAATTCCAGATGTTAACCAATCCCAAGTCATGCCTGAAATCGGTTATACCTTTGCTTCAGGCCTTCGATCCATACTGCGTCAGGACCCTGACATAATCATGGTTGGAGAAATCCGTGATAAAGAAACTGCTCAGCTCGCTATTCAGGCTGCATTGACTGGTCATTTAGTGTTTTCAACACTACACACCAACAATGCAATTGGTGTTATCCCGCGTCTCATTGATATGGGCGTTGATCCTTATTTGATCGCGCCGACGCTTATCCTCTCTGTGGCCCAGCGTCTAGCTCGTGTGGTATGCCCAGATTCTCGCAAGCAAGTACCAATGGATGATACGATGCGACAAATTATGGCTAAAGAATTTACTGATTTACCAGAAGAAGCTAAAAAACAAATTCCAACCGATAATGTTATGTACGAAGTCGTGCCGTCGCCAGAATGTCCCAATGGTACCCATGATCGTATGGCGGTATTTGAAATGTTTGCAGTCGATAAAGAAATGCAGCACATAATATTGACGAGTCCGATTGAAAGTGAAATTTATAAATCCGCTAGGAGTCGAGGTATGCTCACGATGAAAGAAGATGCGATTATCAAAAGTTTGCAGGGTATACTACCGTTCCAAGAAATCTATAATGATTTATAA
- a CDS encoding PilT/PilU family type 4a pilus ATPase, with amino-acid sequence MDYIKEVDELITTLIREGGSDLHIAGMRYPAIRVAGQLIFLVKRNVYTKEDSLGVLNVLLGDEKFKLFLVNQEVDFSYEFKGQARLRGNAFYTKGIVAIALRLIPEVKSLAELHLPAIIETFTRKKQGFFLVVGPVGQGKSTTLASMINLINNERAEHIVTIEDPIEYMYQPKHAIIDQREIGIDTKDFNTALKSIFREDVNVILIGEMRSHETIATAVSAAETGHLVLSTLHTNNASQTIDRIIDTFPGNQQDQIRVQLASSLLGVFSQRLIPKITGGLVPAYELLINNTAVSNLIREKRTHEIDVVIETGYEQGMIDMNRSLLELVRAGEITMDNAYLYSFNPKNLERLA; translated from the coding sequence ATGGATTACATAAAAGAAGTTGATGAACTCATAACTACTCTCATCCGCGAAGGCGGATCAGATTTGCATATTGCAGGCATGCGTTACCCTGCTATTCGCGTAGCAGGGCAGTTGATATTCCTCGTCAAGAGAAATGTGTATACGAAAGAAGATTCATTAGGAGTTTTGAATGTACTCTTGGGGGATGAAAAGTTTAAGCTCTTCCTAGTCAATCAAGAAGTTGATTTCTCCTATGAATTCAAAGGACAAGCAAGACTTCGAGGTAATGCATTTTATACCAAAGGTATTGTAGCAATCGCACTTCGTCTTATCCCTGAAGTGAAATCACTCGCAGAACTTCATCTGCCAGCTATCATTGAAACATTTACTAGAAAAAAACAAGGTTTTTTCTTGGTTGTCGGCCCAGTGGGACAAGGCAAGTCTACAACGCTAGCTTCGATGATTAACCTCATCAACAATGAACGCGCAGAGCATATTGTCACTATCGAAGACCCGATCGAATACATGTATCAACCAAAACATGCGATTATTGATCAACGTGAAATTGGTATAGATACCAAAGATTTCAATACTGCACTCAAATCGATTTTCCGTGAAGATGTTAACGTGATCTTGATCGGTGAAATGCGAAGCCATGAGACTATAGCTACCGCTGTCAGTGCTGCAGAAACTGGCCACCTTGTACTTTCGACGCTCCACACCAACAATGCATCCCAGACGATTGATCGTATTATAGATACATTCCCTGGTAATCAGCAAGATCAAATTCGCGTGCAGCTCGCGTCGTCTCTCTTGGGTGTATTCTCTCAGCGTCTTATCCCAAAAATCACCGGTGGACTCGTGCCGGCATATGAGCTTTTAATAAACAATACAGCAGTATCAAATTTGATCCGTGAGAAACGCACACATGAAATCGATGTTGTTATTGAAACTGGTTATGAGCAAGGCATGATTGACATGAACCGATCGTTGCTAGAGCTCGTTCGGGCAGGGGAGATCACGATGGACAATGCGTACCTCTATTCATTTAATCCAAAGAACTTGGAGCGCTTGGCATAA
- a CDS encoding type II secretion system F family protein, protein MQYKYKIVTTGGENKEGLIEARTKDLAIAALQRRGFVVVSIKGEEDKKLGLKMSLFEKVKVKDVVILSRQIATLFEAQVSALKAFSLLASNVENPLLSKKLTQLVDDLQAGYSISGAMEKHPDVFSDFYVNMVKAGEESGKLTQTFNFLADYLDRNYALASKTKNALIYPAFVIFTFFAVMGIMFTVVIPKLSQIIKESGQTVPLYTKVVIAMSDFFVHYGIFVLIILAMGVGYVWYLSRGDSGKQYLDGIKLSFPIIGKVFTKFYLARVADNLDTMLSSGISIVRSIEITGAVVGNRVYAAVMKQAEEDVKAGSSFSDALAKHAMMPPILVQMVKVGEETGSLGSILKTLAKFYKREVDDAVDTMVGLIEPIMIVALGLAVGVLLASVLMPIYNIAGGIQ, encoded by the coding sequence ATGCAATATAAATATAAAATCGTTACCACAGGAGGCGAAAATAAAGAAGGACTTATTGAAGCTCGCACAAAAGACCTGGCTATTGCAGCCTTGCAGCGCCGAGGTTTTGTGGTTGTCTCGATCAAAGGTGAAGAAGATAAGAAATTAGGATTGAAGATGTCTCTCTTTGAGAAGGTGAAAGTGAAAGACGTCGTAATTCTATCGCGTCAGATTGCAACATTGTTTGAGGCGCAAGTTTCAGCACTCAAGGCATTCTCACTTCTCGCTTCGAATGTTGAGAATCCGCTCTTGTCAAAAAAGCTTACGCAGCTTGTTGACGATCTTCAGGCTGGTTATTCTATTTCTGGTGCAATGGAAAAACACCCCGATGTCTTCTCAGATTTCTATGTCAACATGGTTAAAGCTGGTGAAGAGTCTGGGAAGCTTACCCAAACATTTAATTTCTTGGCAGATTATTTGGATAGAAACTATGCACTGGCATCAAAGACTAAAAATGCATTGATTTATCCAGCGTTTGTCATATTTACATTCTTTGCGGTGATGGGGATTATGTTTACCGTGGTTATTCCAAAGTTGTCACAAATTATTAAAGAAAGTGGGCAAACAGTGCCCTTGTATACCAAAGTGGTTATTGCCATGAGTGACTTCTTTGTTCATTACGGCATCTTTGTCCTTATTATCCTTGCAATGGGAGTTGGCTATGTTTGGTATCTCTCAAGAGGTGACTCTGGCAAGCAATACTTGGATGGGATTAAACTCTCATTTCCAATTATCGGCAAAGTTTTCACTAAATTCTATTTAGCACGAGTTGCTGACAATCTGGATACTATGCTTTCTTCAGGTATTTCAATCGTTCGATCAATCGAAATCACTGGGGCTGTGGTTGGGAACCGAGTATATGCTGCTGTTATGAAACAAGCAGAAGAAGACGTCAAAGCAGGTAGCTCGTTTTCTGATGCATTAGCAAAGCATGCCATGATGCCACCGATACTTGTGCAAATGGTGAAAGTTGGTGAAGAAACTGGTTCACTCGGCTCAATACTCAAAACCTTGGCGAAGTTTTACAAGCGCGAAGTTGATGATGCTGTTGATACTATGGTTGGGCTTATCGAGCCGATTATGATTGTGGCGCTTGGTCTTGCTGTCGGTGTGTTATTGGCCTCAGTTCTTATGCCGATTTACAATATCGCCGGCGGTATACAATAA
- a CDS encoding type II secretion system protein: protein MEKNNKGFTLIELLVVIAIIGILASVVLASLNSARSKGADAAIKANLTNVRAQNELFYDSNGSQYAKGTGITAAVTACTATIGTNTANIFSIINDANVFNAVTQASAQAGGTNTCGYWSTATAWAIAVKLKTSDGAGAGNSLVDAWCVDSTGQGKGYTYATGENVLNAISTTTGACI, encoded by the coding sequence ATGGAAAAGAATAACAAAGGTTTTACACTTATCGAACTTTTGGTCGTTATTGCGATCATTGGTATTTTGGCGTCAGTTGTGTTGGCATCACTTAACTCAGCCCGAAGTAAAGGTGCTGATGCAGCGATCAAAGCTAACCTGACAAATGTTCGTGCACAAAATGAGCTCTTTTATGACTCAAATGGTAGTCAGTATGCAAAAGGTACTGGTATCACAGCTGCGGTAACAGCTTGTACTGCAACAATTGGTACAAACACAGCCAATATCTTCTCTATTATCAATGACGCTAATGTGTTCAATGCTGTAACTCAGGCTTCTGCGCAAGCAGGTGGCACAAACACTTGTGGATACTGGAGCACAGCTACAGCTTGGGCTATTGCAGTGAAGCTTAAAACTTCAGATGGTGCTGGTGCTGGTAATTCACTAGTTGATGCATGGTGTGTCGATAGTACTGGTCAAGGCAAAGGATATACCTATGCAACAGGTGAAAACGTTTTGAATGCAATCAGTACAACCACAGGTGCTTGTATATAA
- a CDS encoding prepilin peptidase: protein MLLYYFALFILGTLIGSFLNVVIYRFQTGKGLGGRSMCMSCGKTLHWYELLPIVSFVIQHRRCTKCKSKIAWQYPIVEAITGLVFVALAAKYYMPGATLWQFLAPLLFAVFCMCLLIVISVYDLKHMIIPNRLCYLFIALTFLNLFISPAGITVPELWHLLGGILLPLPFFLLWYFSDGKLMGFGDIKLMIGIGFLLGIAMGIAALMIAFWSGALVAIVLLFFRKKRYTMKSEVPFGPFLVLGTFIMYAFGTCLVQLFPYFSL from the coding sequence ATGTTACTTTATTATTTTGCTCTCTTTATATTAGGTACACTCATTGGTAGTTTTCTCAATGTTGTTATTTACCGCTTTCAAACTGGCAAGGGGCTCGGTGGTAGATCAATGTGTATGTCATGTGGCAAAACACTTCACTGGTATGAATTACTCCCGATTGTGAGTTTTGTTATTCAACATAGACGCTGTACAAAATGCAAAAGCAAAATTGCCTGGCAGTATCCGATCGTTGAAGCAATAACAGGGCTAGTATTTGTTGCACTTGCAGCAAAGTACTATATGCCAGGTGCTACACTATGGCAGTTTCTAGCTCCGCTCCTATTTGCTGTTTTCTGTATGTGTCTACTTATTGTTATATCGGTCTATGATCTTAAGCATATGATCATACCAAATCGGCTGTGCTACTTATTTATAGCGCTCACCTTTCTTAATCTTTTCATTTCACCAGCTGGTATAACAGTGCCTGAGCTTTGGCATCTCTTGGGTGGCATACTCTTGCCATTACCGTTTTTCTTGTTGTGGTACTTCTCAGATGGCAAGCTTATGGGATTTGGGGATATTAAACTTATGATTGGTATTGGTTTTTTGCTTGGTATTGCAATGGGAATCGCAGCACTTATGATTGCATTTTGGTCTGGAGCGTTAGTTGCGATCGTCTTATTATTTTTTAGAAAAAAACGTTATACTATGAAGAGTGAAGTGCCATTTGGGCCGTTTTTAGTACTGGGAACTTTTATTATGTATGCTTTCGGTACGTGCCTTGTGCAACTTTTCCCATATTTTTCACTATAG
- a CDS encoding type II secretion system protein, translating to MIYNAYHLLGKYLKSKLAIAGSDNRGLTFIELIVVLSIVGAISSTVLFQFGSFSSNVTLQNLAQDIALIIKKAQTNAISGSLSSGFIAGQAPSYGVNFDTTSGNQNKFNYFRDIGTVGITPDGILNGNCNNPGASGNECLGVTTIQSSDTIVSLCDGGGKCTYKNLSVTFSRPFPDPTFRTKTAGVAVPLTTGGAQIVIQSAKGLKKTIIIWPIGQISVVDGDAKNLFPNGGSTL from the coding sequence ATGATATATAACGCATACCACTTACTAGGTAAATATTTAAAATCAAAGCTTGCGATTGCAGGTAGTGATAATCGCGGGCTTACTTTTATTGAGCTTATCGTTGTACTTTCAATTGTTGGTGCAATATCAAGTACCGTACTTTTTCAATTTGGCTCTTTTTCTAGTAACGTGACATTGCAAAATTTGGCGCAAGATATTGCTCTCATTATTAAGAAAGCCCAGACCAATGCCATATCAGGTAGCTTGTCGAGTGGGTTTATTGCTGGCCAGGCGCCTTCATATGGTGTTAATTTTGATACAACATCTGGCAACCAGAATAAATTTAACTACTTTCGAGATATTGGTACGGTCGGAATTACTCCGGACGGTATTTTAAACGGTAACTGCAATAACCCAGGTGCTTCAGGTAATGAATGTTTGGGAGTAACAACGATCCAATCTTCTGATACTATTGTTTCCCTTTGTGACGGTGGTGGTAAATGTACATACAAGAATCTTTCAGTTACATTCTCACGTCCATTTCCTGATCCGACATTCCGAACAAAGACTGCTGGTGTTGCTGTACCGCTAACGACGGGCGGTGCTCAGATTGTTATTCAATCTGCGAAAGGCTTAAAGAAGACGATTATTATTTGGCCAATCGGACAAATCAGCGTTGTTGATGGTGATGCAAAGAATTTATTTCCTAATGGCGGCTCTACCTTATGA
- a CDS encoding prepilin-type N-terminal cleavage/methylation domain-containing protein: MMHNKLKDTSAFTLIEIMIAVALFSIIMTIGIGAVLNVTKLHKKSQATRNVLDNIDFIMEDMTRNIRLGTLYHCNIYAASAINIPNDCPITSSTPEPYFSFAFEPVGGNTADLSDQVVYRMQSVGNYYQLIKGKGTDQSKDQILTPAEVHIFKSSGFNVVNASNLTGLQPMVTIRLVGEIVFQDIKTPFAIQTTVTERQINCDTTCDLVPITN, translated from the coding sequence ATGATGCATAACAAACTAAAAGATACATCTGCATTTACTTTGATCGAAATTATGATTGCTGTCGCACTTTTTTCTATTATTATGACGATTGGTATTGGTGCGGTACTTAATGTCACCAAATTGCACAAAAAAAGCCAAGCCACCCGTAATGTGCTTGATAATATTGATTTCATCATGGAGGATATGACGAGAAATATCAGACTTGGTACTCTCTACCATTGCAATATTTATGCAGCAAGTGCGATTAATATCCCAAATGATTGCCCAATTACATCAAGCACTCCCGAGCCATATTTTTCTTTTGCTTTTGAGCCAGTTGGAGGCAATACTGCGGATTTGTCTGATCAAGTCGTGTATCGAATGCAGTCAGTCGGAAACTATTATCAGCTTATCAAAGGTAAAGGTACCGACCAATCGAAAGATCAAATATTGACGCCAGCTGAAGTGCATATATTTAAATCATCTGGTTTCAATGTGGTTAATGCTAGTAATCTTACGGGCCTCCAACCAATGGTAACAATACGGTTAGTTGGTGAAATAGTTTTTCAAGATATCAAAACTCCATTTGCCATACAAACAACCGTCACTGAACGACAGATTAATTGTGATACTACCTGTGATTTAGTTCCAATAACTAATTAA
- a CDS encoding prepilin-type N-terminal cleavage/methylation domain-containing protein produces the protein MQSVYNKKIKKCSDNQGFTIIETLVSLVIFSTSIIFLISVSASGAANATFSKNRMTASYLAEEGIELMRGLRDSMVLSNTTGGGWETFKTVTNTGACSTGCNIDPATLAICPCTGSTCQVPVTLYTESSSYVYYGYGPSCQIPTGQTFSPYTRTIKIESLQQADQSDGYLVTSTVSWLQGTVTKSIKYQTVFFNWEPNHAPSTGGTQE, from the coding sequence ATGCAAAGCGTATATAATAAAAAAATAAAAAAATGTTCGGATAATCAAGGATTTACCATTATCGAGACTTTGGTTTCATTGGTTATTTTCTCAACATCAATTATTTTTTTGATTAGTGTATCTGCATCTGGTGCTGCTAATGCAACTTTTTCGAAAAACCGCATGACAGCATCCTATCTAGCTGAGGAGGGGATTGAACTTATGCGCGGACTTCGAGACAGTATGGTGCTTTCTAATACAACAGGAGGTGGATGGGAAACCTTTAAAACAGTAACCAATACTGGTGCTTGCAGTACAGGTTGTAATATTGATCCCGCGACACTTGCTATCTGTCCATGTACAGGATCGACGTGTCAGGTACCGGTTACGCTCTATACTGAAAGCAGTAGTTATGTCTATTATGGATATGGGCCATCCTGCCAAATTCCCACAGGGCAAACGTTCTCCCCATATACCCGAACAATAAAAATTGAATCGTTGCAGCAAGCAGACCAAAGCGATGGGTATTTGGTAACAAGTACGGTCAGCTGGCTTCAGGGTACTGTTACCAAATCAATCAAATACCAAACTGTATTTTTTAATTGGGAACCAAACCACGCGCCTTCAACCGGGGGAACTCAAGAATAA
- the ligA gene encoding NAD-dependent DNA ligase LigA — protein sequence MNSKEANKRIQALRKEIVRLRTLYHVDNARDVTDDVYDSLTQELRKLENAYPSLKDSTSSVNRVAGAVLAKFEKVPHASRMLSLNDAFSKEEVLDWQKRIKKLLPGKKDIEYFCELKLDGLAVSLIYEDGKFIRGATRGDGFIGEDITENLKTIENIPLVLPKPYPKYIEIRGEALLSKKVWERLNKENERLGKMLFANTRNAAAGSLRQLDPKLAQERSLEFFAWDIQGLTDTSYSLVTHSEKHLLLRKLGFTIDSHEKKTQKIEEVFAFIDVIEKIRPSYPYGTDGVVISVNALDQEETLGVVGKAPRWAIAYKYPAEKATTIVVDITVNVGRTGALTPLAHFKPTLVAGSTVSKATLHNIDQINRLDIRIGDTVVIQKAGDVIPEVVEVLVSFRTGKEKKFSMPQECPVCRATVERRQGGAETTVAYYCTNIHCPARNRRGMQHFVNVFEIYEVGPKVLDRLKTEGLISDAADLFTLTEADLSGLERFGEKSAKNIIDSITSRKKISLWRFLYALGILHVGEETAKDIANHFGSLEKIKSATSESINAIPNIGPIVSKSVHTYFQEKTNTRFIEKLFANGIRIEKSIKKQNGKFTGMTFVLTGTLPTLSRDVAKAKIENQGGKVSSSVSKNTSYVLAGESPGSKYTDAQKLGIQTLTEEAFMQLLQ from the coding sequence ATGAATTCCAAAGAAGCTAACAAGAGAATACAGGCATTGCGTAAAGAGATTGTTCGCTTGCGAACTCTCTATCATGTCGATAATGCAAGAGATGTCACGGACGACGTCTATGATTCACTTACACAAGAGCTTCGTAAGCTCGAAAATGCCTACCCATCACTTAAGGATTCAACTTCATCGGTTAATAGAGTGGCGGGAGCAGTGCTTGCCAAATTTGAAAAAGTCCCACACGCGTCACGTATGCTATCGCTTAATGATGCATTTTCAAAAGAAGAAGTGCTTGATTGGCAGAAAAGGATCAAGAAATTACTTCCTGGCAAAAAAGATATAGAATATTTCTGTGAACTTAAGCTTGATGGTCTTGCGGTGTCACTTATTTATGAAGATGGGAAATTTATTCGCGGGGCAACGAGGGGAGATGGATTTATTGGGGAAGATATTACTGAGAATTTAAAAACAATTGAAAATATTCCACTCGTATTACCGAAGCCATATCCAAAGTATATTGAGATTCGCGGTGAAGCATTGCTTTCAAAAAAAGTTTGGGAACGTCTGAACAAGGAAAATGAACGTTTGGGTAAAATGCTGTTTGCAAATACTAGAAATGCCGCAGCGGGTTCGCTGCGGCAGCTTGATCCGAAATTGGCCCAAGAGCGTTCTCTAGAATTTTTTGCTTGGGATATACAAGGACTAACTGATACGTCATATTCATTAGTAACTCATTCAGAAAAGCACCTGCTCTTACGAAAACTTGGTTTTACGATTGATTCTCATGAGAAAAAAACTCAGAAGATAGAAGAAGTTTTTGCATTTATTGATGTAATTGAAAAAATTCGCCCAAGCTATCCATATGGGACAGATGGTGTGGTCATATCGGTAAATGCTTTGGATCAAGAAGAGACCTTGGGTGTGGTAGGTAAGGCGCCACGGTGGGCTATAGCTTACAAATATCCAGCTGAAAAAGCGACAACCATTGTAGTAGATATAACAGTTAACGTAGGCCGAACTGGCGCACTTACTCCACTTGCACATTTTAAACCAACGCTTGTGGCTGGCTCGACGGTTTCGAAAGCTACGCTTCATAATATTGATCAGATTAATCGTTTGGATATCAGAATCGGCGACACTGTTGTTATTCAAAAAGCTGGTGATGTCATACCTGAAGTAGTAGAAGTTCTAGTATCTTTTAGAACTGGTAAGGAAAAGAAATTCTCAATGCCTCAAGAGTGCCCAGTGTGCCGTGCTACAGTCGAACGTCGTCAGGGGGGAGCTGAAACAACAGTCGCGTATTACTGCACAAACATTCATTGCCCAGCCAGAAATCGTCGGGGTATGCAACATTTTGTCAATGTCTTTGAAATTTATGAAGTCGGTCCAAAAGTACTCGATAGGCTTAAAACTGAAGGTTTGATTAGTGATGCAGCTGATCTCTTTACACTTACTGAAGCTGATCTATCTGGACTTGAAAGATTTGGGGAAAAATCTGCCAAAAATATTATAGACTCGATAACTTCACGGAAAAAAATATCACTATGGCGGTTTTTATATGCACTAGGCATTCTCCATGTTGGCGAGGAAACAGCCAAGGATATTGCAAATCATTTTGGCTCGTTAGAAAAAATCAAGAGTGCGACAAGTGAATCAATCAATGCAATTCCGAACATTGGTCCTATTGTATCCAAATCCGTGCACACATATTTCCAAGAAAAAACTAATACTAGATTTATCGAAAAATTATTTGCCAATGGAATTCGTATTGAAAAATCAATAAAAAAACAAAATGGCAAATTTACTGGTATGACGTTTGTGCTTACAGGAACACTGCCTACGCTTTCGCGCGATGTTGCCAAAGCAAAAATTGAGAATCAAGGGGGCAAGGTCTCAAGTAGTGTTTCTAAAAATACAAGCTATGTCCTAGCAGGGGAAAGTCCTGGATCAAAATACACTGACGCTCAAAAATTAGGTATACAAACCCTTACTGAAGAAGCATTTATGCAATTATTGCAATAA